In one Penaeus monodon isolate SGIC_2016 chromosome 20, NSTDA_Pmon_1, whole genome shotgun sequence genomic region, the following are encoded:
- the LOC119585854 gene encoding chondroadherin-like protein: MAGWPAKWVCVVWACLVSVTRAFCPTVCNCDDTVPSARCVGVGINVVPILFNPGLRRLNLAHNIISSVAQALVFFDRLEELDLSHNVLTSLGVGDLEAQSQLQELRLAHNNLTHLKPGAFKGLASLTLLDLSHNGMPDLPAGVLADMPLLTVLLLAHNKLHSLTQNTFRGLRSLHVLDLCDNYFRHVPSAALGHLQTLKSLHLCRNRLTRLDVDTFNTEGLTSLSLDTNNIDYIADTAFHRVQRLQKLNLSDNLLRDVPVTALASLVMLDSLIVSKNNFTALGEGAFRSLSRLVTLEVSRCPRLAALHPAALDSCVSLQSLTISHNPYIQHLPVRLLSALPRLHTLDLRANSLRSVSEASMPWGSLARLDLRDNPLVCNCSIRWLAALLRASNTSLAAPDLQCAAPEKLKGLYLSRLSPSELLCLDQVQVVVGIVVVTVSTVLLVALSVLLCRYKRRHQRDKLGRGWPPGPLAPWPPDEHSAPTRHIMADEYVYHTYSSVRKIPVTKV, encoded by the exons ATGGCGGGTTGGCCGGCCAagtgggtgtgcgtggtgtgggcgTGCCTCGTCAGTGTGACGCGGGCCTTCTGTCCCACTGTGTGTAACTGCGACGACACGGTGCCCAGCGCGCGCTGCGTGGGCGTGGGCATCAACGTGGTGCCCATCCTGTTCAACCCGGGGCTGCGGCGCCTCAACCTTGCGCACAACATCATCAGCTCCGTGGCGCAGGCGCTCGTCTTCTTCGACCGCCTGGAGGAGCTGGACCTGTCGCACAATGTCCTCACCTCGCTGGGCGTCGGCGACCTGGAGGCGCAGTCGCAGCTGCAGGAGCTCCGCCTCGCGCACAACAACCTGACCCACCTGAAGCCCGGGGCCTTCAAGGGCCTCGCGTCCCTCACCCTGCTCGACCTCAGCCACAATGGCATGCCGGACCTGCCCGCGGGCGTGCTGGCGGACATGCCGCTGCTGACggtcctcctcctcgcccacaACAAGCTGCACTCGCTCACCCAGAACACCTTCCGCGGCCTGCGCAGCCTCCACGTCCTAGACCTGTGTGATAACTACTTCCGGCACGTGCCCTCCGCGGCGCTGGGGCACCTGCAGACGCTGAAGTCTCTCCACCTCTGCCGGAACCGCCTCACGCGCCTCGACGTCGACACCTTCAACACGGAGGGCCTGACCTCCCTGTCGCTCGACACCAACAACATCGACTACATCGCCGACACCGCCTTCCACCGCGTGCAGCGCCTGCAGAAGCTGAACCTCAGCGACAACCTCCTCCGCGACGTCCCCGTGACGGCGTTGGCCTCGCTCGTCATGCTCGACTCGCTGATTGTGAGCAAGAACAACTTCACGGCGCTCGGGGAGGGCGCCTTCCGCAGCCTCAGCCGCCTGGTGACGCTCGAGGTGTCCCGGTGCCCGCGCCTGGCCGCCCTGCACCCCGCGGCGCTCGACAGCTGCGTCAGCCTCCAGAGTCTGACCATCTCCCACAACCCCTACATCCAGCATCTTCCAGTGAGACTCCTCAGCGCGCTACCTCGCCTCCACACCCTCGACCTCCGCGCCAACAGCCTCCGCAGCGTGTCGGAGGCCAGCATGCCATGGGGATCCCTGGCCCGCCTCGACCTCCGGGACAACCCGCTGGTGTGCAACTGCTCCATCCGGTGGCTGGCGGCGCTGCTGAGGGCCTCCAACACCTCCCTCGCCGCGCCGGACCTCCAGTGCGCCGCGCCGGAGAAGCTCAAGGGCCTCTACCTCTCCAG GTTGAGCCCGAGTGAGCTGCTGTGCCTAGACCAAGTGCAGGTCGTGGTGGGAATTGTGGTCGTGACAGTATCGACGGTCCTCCTGGTCGCCCTCTCCGTCCTGCTTTGTCG GTACAAGCGGCGTCACCAGCGGGATAAGCTCGGGCGTGGCTGGCCCCCTGGCCCCCTGGCTCCGTGGCCTCCCGATGAGCACTCGGCCCCCACCAGGCACATCATGGCTGACGAATACGTGTACCACACCTACTCCTCCGTCAGGAAGATCCCCGTCACCAAAGTCTGA